In one window of Henckelia pumila isolate YLH828 chromosome 1, ASM3356847v2, whole genome shotgun sequence DNA:
- the LOC140877700 gene encoding eukaryotic peptide chain release factor subunit 1-3 — protein sequence MSDGHETDKNIEIWKIKKLIKALEAARGNGTSMISLIMPPRDQIARVTKMLGDEFGTASNIKSRVNRQSVLGAITSAQQRLKLYNKVPPNGLVLYTGTIVTDDGKEKKVTIDFEPFRPINASLYLCDNKFHTEALNELLESDDKFGFIVMDGNGTLFGTLSGNTREVLHKFTVDLPKKHGRGGQSALRFARLRMEKRHNYVRKTAELATQFYINPQTSQPNVSGLILAGSADFKTELSQSDMFDPRLQAKILNVVDVSYGGENGFNQAIELSAEILSNVKFIQEKRLIGKYFEEISQDTGKYVFGVEDTLKVLEMGAVETLIVWENLDMTRYTLKNSSTGEIVVKHLNKDQETDQSHFRDQESNAELEVQEKLSLLEWFANEYRRFGCTLEFVTNKSQEGSQFCRGFGGIGGILRYQLDVRAFDDLSDDGEVYDDDE from the coding sequence ATGTCGGATGGTCATGAAACTGACAAGAACATCGAGATATGGAAAATCAAGAAGCTTATCAAGGCATTGGAAGCTGCTCGTGGCAATGGCACCAGTATGATTTCTCTTATTATGCCTCCGCGTGATCAAATAGCCCGTGTTACAAAGATGCTTGGAGATGAATTTGGAACTGCATCAAACATCAAAAGCAGAGTAAATCGTCAATCTGTTTTGGGTGCAATTACATCTGCTCAGCAGAGGCTGAAATTATACAATAAGGTTCCACCAAATGGACTTGTGCTTTATACTGGAACAATAGTCACCGATGATGGGAAGGAAAAGAAAGTAACAATTGACTTTGAGCCTTTCAGGCCTATAAATGCGTCGCTTTATCTGTGTGATAACAAGTTCCACACGGAGGCACTCAACGAGCTTTTAGAATCTGATGATaagtttggttttattgttATGGATGGTAATGGAACCCTTTTTGGGACATTGAGTGGCAATACCAGAGAAGTTCTTCATAAATTCACAGTGGACCTCCCTAAGAAACATGGAAGAGGAGGGCAATCTGCTTTGCGATTTGCTCGACTGCGAATGGAGAAGCGTCACAACTATGTGAGGAAAACAGCGGAGCTTGCCACTCAGTTTTACATCAATCCGCAGACAAGTCAGCCCAATGTTTCAGGACTCATACTTGCTGGATCAGCTGACTTCAAGACTGAGCTCAGCCAGTCTGATATGTTTGATCCTCGTCTTCAGGCAAAGATTTTGAATGTGGTGGATGTTTCTTATGGAGGAGAAAATGGCTTCAACCAGGCAATTGAGCTGTCTGCTGAGATTCTCTCCAATGTGAAATTTATTCAAGAAAAGCGTTTAATCGGAAAGTATTTTGAGGAGATCAGTCAGGATACTGGGAAGTATGTTTTCGGTGTTGAAGATACGTTAAAAGTTCTGGAAATGGGTGCTGTTGAGACACTCATTGTGTGGGAAAATTTGGACATGACTAGATACACTCTGAAGAATAGCTCTACTGGTGAAATTGTTGTCAAACACTTGAACAAAGATCAAGAGACTGATCAGAGTCACTTCCGTGATCAAGAATCAAATGCTGAATTGGAGGTTCAAGAAAAATTATCACTGCTCGAGTGGTTTGCCAATGAGTATAGGCGGTTTGGTTGCACACTTGAGTTTGTTACCAATAAATCTCAAGAGGGCTCTCAGTTTTGTCGAGGATTTGGAGGAATTGGAGGAATACTTCGCTACCAGTTGGATGTTCGAGCTTTTGATGATCTTTCTGATGATGGAGAagtttatgatgatgatgaatag